In Halictus rubicundus isolate RS-2024b chromosome 1, iyHalRubi1_principal, whole genome shotgun sequence, the sequence TTATGTCGCGCATGTTTTTcttggtttcttttttttttcattatcgtCCTGTACAATATCAGGTATAAATAGTATGTATAGCGTGCAGTTTAATACAAGGATTGCGCATTAGAAGAACGAGGTTTTTTGATCTTCTCCAAATTCTTGATGACCAAGTCATGTAGAGAACAGTAACGATTACGGACTTCACACATAACTAACCACAAACTCACATACTCTTTCTCATCTAATTCTTGAACTGCTCTTCTATAATCGCTAATGTGTGGATACTTCGCAACTTTACTAATGACCTTTCCTCTAGAGATGAAATACCTGTCAAACATAAAATTTCTTCTTTgactttttattttaaactgATCGTTATGAGGATCGTGATTCGTGCGTTAGTTCCGTACTGTTTGGTACGTTTTCGTTCGAATCTATTGATAGTTTTTCGATACTTCGTTTCCTTGTTACGTGAACGGtgatataaattaaattattaaacttCAGCGTTTGTAAGCGTAATTCGACTCGAGTTATCGACAGCAATAGATACGTGAGCATTACAATGAAATATTTAAGAGACATGACCAAGGGTATTACCTAGATATTTGATCGAAAAATGCGGCAGCTTCGCTTTCGACAGATTGTATTTCAGCAAGCGTATCTTCTTGAATAGACACTCCAAAATTATTTCCATCTTCTATTTTTGGAATTAGATAGGAAACCCACATTTTCAACTAAAATTCGATACGAGATAAGCAACATATTTTAAAGATAAAATACTTGGATAAATTTCAAAGGATGCAATGTTTTTGGTAAATACTTACCAAGTTAGAATCTTCCAGCAATTGTCGAATATACGGTTTAACTATGCAAATCAGATCGCAAAGAGGCTTGTTACAAGGTACAGGTCCATTTGGTAATACCATTACTTTGGTTCCAGTAGTATTGTCTATGCTATTGTCTACTTTCAGCTTCTTTGTAGGAGGTACATCTTCGGAATGATTGAGAATTATTGGATCTGGAATAGGCACGTTTAAGTCTTGATGGACATCCGATAGTTTTCTGTTACAGAATCCAGGTGTCTCCAACAATTCGTTTAACTTAACAATCTTCTCGGGAAATCCTTTTAACAGCAGTTGCTCGGCCTAAACAATATATACACATAGAAGGGTACACGATACGTTTTGCAACAATTTGGACAAAAGTGGCATTGAAACAACGTTCAACTAATTACCTTAGTTTTAAGAGAATCTTTGTATTCTTGAACCTGCAAGACAAACTTGATGGATAAATACATTAAATGGAATGCTTGAAccgaatcgaaatatgtaataCCATTTTCCCTTTGGTGATACCATATATACATactatatgtacatatgtagttttacataatatatataataaaaacataaaacatatacatatataatataaaactaTTGTTAAATGGTAAATTATAACAAACGACTACGTAAATTTACATGTTTTGTTTCCAGTGGTATAGCATAATACAATAGGGTACGATACGAAACAACGAGTAAACATAAAATATCGTACAGCTGGAGAGAAGAAAATTACATGTACTAGAAATATAATCTTATCGTTTGTCTGCGTAGTTTTATGGGAGCGTTAGACCTGATCATATAGCGAATTGAAGAATTTGAAAACTGAATGATTTCACCAAACAATACTCATGAATGAATGTATCGGTATAGATTGtttctcgaaaatattattaaaaaaaggaaGCAAAAACTGTTTGGACATATTGATGCCGGTCTGTGTTAAACGCTTCATTAACCTAAACATTGTTGCTTGTAATTTGTCAAGCAAATCATGCGAATAACCTAGACTAGTACTGTCTAACGTTAAACATTAAGATCATTGTACAAAATACTTTACCTTCTGTGCTGTTGTATCAGCCATTATATATTTTACACAAAAAAAAACACTTTATAAAATATAACCACCCTGCCTCTTTGTTGTAACGTACAACTTCAAACAGGAAGTAGCGATGCATGTTCCTACTACGCCATCAAATCAGAATCTGTAATGTTAGCACGGTTACGGTAATGTTATcgcaattttattatttgtcaAGTATTACAGATTACACTTTGAATTACATTATTCGACATTTCTGTAATAGAAAATATATGGTAGTAATACTATAGGAATATGCATTACCTCGATttaactttaacatttttttagcaCGAATAACatgcacacgcgcgcgcacgtaGATACATATACACAAACAAAAGCaatctataaaattatttaattattttcatttttggaaaaagtCTCCAAATTTATGTACTGTTTAGATTATTGGAAATATGTaggtatgtacatatataagcCGATATGATAGTTTCGATGAAAGAAATTGTATACATACAACATGTAATGTATGTAACAGTTTAATCGTAACCCATTTAACGTTTCAAGAAGGGGATAATTGCAActatttaatcaattttattgtaaaatttatacaaaaaaattCGTGGtttttttgaaatgtttaaGATAAGAATTTGTTTTCGTTTTTTACATTCTTCAACGACTCAAGCAGGTTTATATAAATGAATAGCAAACAATTTTACATAGTAGTATTGTATTTCACAGTTTGCAACGACTGCATCATACTAATCTGTCTTCAAAAGAAAAAGTGCCTTTTAAAACAGTTACTGCTGCACATGACGCTTTACAACTGTGTGTAAATGTGCGCGCGTGTGCACGCACGTGCGTACCTATGTATGTGTTCagtattgtatatatatgtaatgtaTGTACGAACAAATGCATGTATAGCAGAAGGGATGAACTCGTATAAGCTAGTGTCTGCTACACATATTACCATGTATGTGTATACGTAGGAAGAAAAGTATTTTGTATTCAAATGTTAAAGATTTTGAAATGAATGGTATTGCAAATCATGTAGCATAAAGAAATCAAGGTAATAGAAGGAAAAATGTGTTACTTTAAATAATACAATGAACATTACAAGACCATgatttaaattgttttcaagTTTGTTGTTAGAAGTATATATCTATCTgcatatgtattaaatacggCTAAGTGAGTCTTTTCGCTTTTTGATAGAGCGTATCCACGACTTTTCCCATACTatgtatcgtatccaatgcaAGTTCGTAAGTTTTATCTCGTGGAGTATCTTCGAAAACAATTAGAACACCTTCGCCCTGATCGAGCACACCTCTCAGTTTCTTATCCAATATCATTTGTGAGAGTTTCTTTTCCACTTGAGCGAGTGGCAATGATATGCAGGTGGCGATGTGATCgacctattttttaaaaatgaaatacgaAATTAATGAAAGTTTCGTGACGCAGGTAAACTGATTAATATAATGCTGTTCATACGCCTATATACCTGTACGCGAGAATAAGGTTCAACCAAGCGACACAAGTTTTGTTCGAGCATGGCATCGTACAGAGAACCGAGATGAGCACGTACAATCACATCGTCCTCTAACTCGTCGCGATACTTTTTTACAGCAGTTTGAAAGTCCGCCAGCGATCGTCGCGAACTTGCTTCGGCGACTGCGCGCATCGCATCCAAATCCCGACCGGCATACTTGACCGCCAGCTTTCCGGACATAATCGACTGAACGTCTTCGGGCGTGCGTAACATAATCTTTGACAGTAACATATATTTCAGAGCTGTTAGTGCTTTGGGACTTTCAACGCTATCATACCTGCGagtaatgaataaaatattgaaaatacatgaatGGGAGTAAAtcttatatgtacatatatataagaATTATGCTGAGCCAAATAATTCACCCTTCGAATGCCTCATAGAAATAAGAGTACGCCGTTTTAAAATCTCGTTCATCGGCAGCATGTAGAATTCCTGACTGTAAATCTAGCGCAGCCTGCATTTTAGGTGGACAGTAAATTGCATTAGCAGTTGTCCTAGCACTGGTGAGAGCTGCTCTCGCTTTTGCTAAATTGCTTAGGGCATGATACGTTTTACTCTCTAACAATTGCACTTCGACCAATAGTTGTTTATCGTCCAACTTTTTGAGTTCCTTCAATAAAGCTGATCCTAACTGCAACGCTTCGCTGTACATACTGGTATCAAAGTACAATGCTATCAAACGTGCCTCCAAAGATTGCCTTAAAAATGTTCGACGTTCTTCTTTTGCCCATTCTATACATTCCTTACATAATTGAACCTACACGAACAAAACATTATTTGAAATTGTCTATCAAAGTGTAAGCAAACTATCTTAGTCACTCGCATCCACCAAAGGAcaaaattgttatatattatTGATATAGCGACTGTTCGAAGAAGATGTCATACCATTTTATATTTGCTTTGTCTACAAGAAAAATATGTCCATTTCAGTGGTTTCGAGTTACCAGTTGATACACATTGGCAATATAGTTTTATCCATGTATGAGTACCTCAATTCCAATGCCAGCTTCTAGATCCAAGAAGAAATCCACCAAAGAACGTACGAGTTTAGCAGCTTTGGCCTTGCTGATTAGACTCAGAAATGGTCTAGTAGCTTTGATTAATTCAGCTAATTCTTTCGCTTTGCCTTCTTTTTTGTAAAGTTCCCCGAGGTGTAAAATGCCTTGCTCCTTTATTCGAATATTGTCTTCGTCATCGTCAGCGACACCGATATTGGGATCGGAGATGATTTCGTTCAGAAGGGAAATACCCTCGCTACGATTCGTCATTGAAACCGCTTGTGCTCGTTCAAATAGCATTACACCAGCCATCGTGACAGTATTTATGCTGGAAGAGACAAAATTTTAAGAACAAATAACCTCTTTTCCCTGCTCAAAGAAAACTGTAAAGACGCTTTGTCCAATAAATACATATATCAGTTTTCTCACAACACTCGAACGTGAAGTTTAACCGGCTCCAGTAAAATTTCCTTAATGTGCTAAACGTTTTTATGCGTTTACACTTACAATTAGAATTAACGAACGACAAATGAGTTGTCACTTTCTTTCTCGATCGTTTGCTCCCCAAAATCCCAAAACTCATGTCACGTAACTACGCGAGTCAGC encodes:
- the Reg gene encoding proteasome regulator gamma isoform X2, encoding MADTTAQKVQEYKDSLKTKAEQLLLKGFPEKIVKLNELLETPGFCNRKLSDVHQDLNVPIPDPIILNHSEDVPPTKKLKVDNSIDNTTGTKVMVLPNGPVPCNKPLCDLICIVKPYIRQLLEDSNLLKMWVSYLIPKIEDGNNFGVSIQEDTLAEIQSVESEAAAFFDQISRYFISRGKVISKVAKYPHISDYRRAVQELDEKEYVSLWLVMCEVRNRYCSLHDLVIKNLEKIKKPRSSNAQSLY
- the Reg gene encoding proteasome regulator gamma isoform X1, whose protein sequence is MADTTAQKFVLQVQEYKDSLKTKAEQLLLKGFPEKIVKLNELLETPGFCNRKLSDVHQDLNVPIPDPIILNHSEDVPPTKKLKVDNSIDNTTGTKVMVLPNGPVPCNKPLCDLICIVKPYIRQLLEDSNLLKMWVSYLIPKIEDGNNFGVSIQEDTLAEIQSVESEAAAFFDQISRYFISRGKVISKVAKYPHISDYRRAVQELDEKEYVSLWLVMCEVRNRYCSLHDLVIKNLEKIKKPRSSNAQSLY
- the Rpn6 gene encoding regulatory particle non-ATPase 6 encodes the protein MAGVMLFERAQAVSMTNRSEGISLLNEIISDPNIGVADDDEDNIRIKEQGILHLGELYKKEGKAKELAELIKATRPFLSLISKAKAAKLVRSLVDFFLDLEAGIGIEVQLCKECIEWAKEERRTFLRQSLEARLIALYFDTSMYSEALQLGSALLKELKKLDDKQLLVEVQLLESKTYHALSNLAKARAALTSARTTANAIYCPPKMQAALDLQSGILHAADERDFKTAYSYFYEAFEGYDSVESPKALTALKYMLLSKIMLRTPEDVQSIMSGKLAVKYAGRDLDAMRAVAEASSRRSLADFQTAVKKYRDELEDDVIVRAHLGSLYDAMLEQNLCRLVEPYSRVQVDHIATCISLPLAQVEKKLSQMILDKKLRGVLDQGEGVLIVFEDTPRDKTYELALDTIHSMGKVVDTLYQKAKRLT